One Streptosporangium becharense genomic window, CGAACCCGCGATGTGGTCGTTCCGGCGGTGCGCGGGCAGATCCTCGACTCCGCCGGGCGTCCGCTGGTGCGCAACCGGACCACGTTGGTCGTCTCGGTCGACCGTACGCGCCTGAACCGGATGGAGGGCAACGGCAGGACGGTGCTCGACCGGCTGGCCAAGGTGCTCGGCCGCCGTACCGCCGAGTTGCGCGAGCGGATCAGGGCATGCGGGCCGGGTGTGGCCCGGCCGTGCTGGCCCGGTTCGCCCTACCAGCCGATCCCGATCGACGACGACGTCACCACCCGTGAGGCCCTGCAGATCCTGGAGCGCCAGGAGGAGTTCCCCGGGGTGACGGCCGAGGTCCAGGCCGTACGGGAGTATCCGGGCGACAGCGCGGGCGCGCAGGCGCTGGGTTACCTGCAACCGATCACGCAGGAGGAGCTGGAGCGGCGCGACGGCCTCCGGGCGGCGTTCTCCGGGGTGGACCTGGTCGGCCGGGACGGCCTGGAGTCGGTGTACGACGTGCCGCTGCGCGGGACACCGGGGATGCGGCGGGTGCAGGTCGACCGGCTCGGCAAGGTCATCGGGGTGGAGCGGCAGGTGCCCCCGGTTCCCGGTGACACGCTCATCACCAGCATCGACGCCAAGGTGCAGGCCGCGGCGGAGAAGGCGCTGGCCGAGGCCATGAAGAGCGCTCCCAGGGCCGACGGCGCGGCGGCGGTGGTGCTGGACGCGAGGACCAGCCGGGTCATCGCGCTGGCCAGCGCGCCGACGTATGACCCGGCGGTCTGGACCGGGGGGATCTCCGAGACGCAGTACCAGCGTCTGCTGTCCGACAAGGCGGGCAGGCCGCTGGTGTCGCGGGCCATCAAGGGGGAGTTCGCACCCGGCTCGACCTTCAAGGTGTCGTCGGTGGCGGCGATGCTGCGCGACGGGTACCCGTTGCACGGCAAGTACTCCTGCCCGGGGTCGTTCATGGTGGGCGACCGGCCGTTCAACAACTTCCGCGGCATCGGGCTGGGCACGCTCACCCTGCACACGGCGCTGGTGAAGTCCTGCGACACGATCTTCTATCGGGCGGCCTACGAGCAGTGGTTGCGCGATGGCGGGTTGCACCCCAAGGGGAGGACGAAGGAACCGATGGCGGCCATGGCGCGGGCCTTCGGGTTCGGCAGGCCGACGGGCATCGACCTGCCGGGCGAGTCTCCCGGGCGGATCCCCGACCGCGCCTGGAAGAAACAGTTGTGGTCGGTCACCAAGGACGAGAACTGCAGGCGGGCCAGGACGGGCTATCCCGAGGCGGCCAGGAGCAGCCCGAGCAGGGCCGCCTTCCTCAAGCGGCTGGCGTACGAGAACTGCCTGGAGGGCTACCAGTGGCGGCCGGGTGACGCGGCCAACTTCTCCATCGGGCAGGGGGACGTGCTGGTGACGCCGTTGCAGCTGGCGGCGGCCTACGCCGCGCTGGTCGGTGACGGCAGGCTGCGCAGCCCCCGGGTGGGGTGGGCACTGGTGCGTCCCGACGGCACCAAGGTCAAGGAGATCGAGGTACCGGTGGTGGGCAGGCTGCCGCTGTCGGCCGGTGAGCGGGCCTACATCAAGGGGGCGTTGAGCGAGGTGGCCTCCGACGGCACCGCGGCGGGTGCGTTCTCCGGGTTCCCCATGGACGAGGTCAAGATCGGCGGCAAGACCGGGACCGCCGAGGTCTACGGCAAGGCCGACACCTCGTGGTTCGCCTCGTTCGCCCCGACGGACAAGCCGCGGTTCGTGATCGTGGCCATGGTGTCCCAGGGCGGGATGGGCGGTCAGACCGCGGCTCCCGCGGTGCGGAAGATCTACGAGGCCATCTTCGGCTTCGCACCCGACGGGAAACGGACCGCCCCCCTCCTACCCGGCGGACGCCCGGCCGCCGAACCTCCGATGATCGAGCGGGACGGGACGGTGGCCCGATGACGACGGTGTGCCGTAGGGCCGCGGGCGCGTCTTCGCGGGGCCGCGGGAGAACGTCATGAGCCGGGTGGCGGCCGTGCCACCGAAGACGTCGTCCGCGGGCAGGGCGGTGACGGTGCTGTCGGCGGTCGGCCGGATGGACGGCGTCATGCTGGTCGCGGTGGCCGCGCTGGCCGTGATCGGCACCCTGCTGGTGTGGTCGTCGACGCGGACGTGGGCGGCCGGCTCGACCGGGCTGGTCAAGAAGCACATCCTCCTTCTCATGATCGGATCCATGCTGGGCGGGGTCGTGGCGATGGTGA contains:
- the mrdA gene encoding penicillin-binding protein 2 codes for the protein MIRMRGRLVVLQVLVVSLMTLLAARLWQVQVVRGAEYVAAATETRTRDVVVPAVRGQILDSAGRPLVRNRTTLVVSVDRTRLNRMEGNGRTVLDRLAKVLGRRTAELRERIRACGPGVARPCWPGSPYQPIPIDDDVTTREALQILERQEEFPGVTAEVQAVREYPGDSAGAQALGYLQPITQEELERRDGLRAAFSGVDLVGRDGLESVYDVPLRGTPGMRRVQVDRLGKVIGVERQVPPVPGDTLITSIDAKVQAAAEKALAEAMKSAPRADGAAAVVLDARTSRVIALASAPTYDPAVWTGGISETQYQRLLSDKAGRPLVSRAIKGEFAPGSTFKVSSVAAMLRDGYPLHGKYSCPGSFMVGDRPFNNFRGIGLGTLTLHTALVKSCDTIFYRAAYEQWLRDGGLHPKGRTKEPMAAMARAFGFGRPTGIDLPGESPGRIPDRAWKKQLWSVTKDENCRRARTGYPEAARSSPSRAAFLKRLAYENCLEGYQWRPGDAANFSIGQGDVLVTPLQLAAAYAALVGDGRLRSPRVGWALVRPDGTKVKEIEVPVVGRLPLSAGERAYIKGALSEVASDGTAAGAFSGFPMDEVKIGGKTGTAEVYGKADTSWFASFAPTDKPRFVIVAMVSQGGMGGQTAAPAVRKIYEAIFGFAPDGKRTAPLLPGGRPAAEPPMIERDGTVAR